From the genome of Nakamurella flavida, one region includes:
- a CDS encoding HRDC domain-containing protein has protein sequence MSVAPTPPIGGAPLTTVDPPHAPFAPEAPDGSGPGVDVPADADAPELIPLLAPRDGDVLPITDPVEVMEWARRLAAGGGPVALDAERASGYRYSARAYLVQLRRDDVGTALFDPAALGDLAVLDDALADAEWVLHAASQDLPCLIELGMRPRTLFDTELAGRLAGLPRVGLGPLVEQMLGLHLRKGHGAADWSTRPLPREWLTYAALDVEVLVELRDAMDALLTRQGKSEWARQEFAAIVAAPPSPPRVDPWRRTSGIHRLHDRRALAVIRELWLARDSLARRRDLAPHRVLPDTAIIAAATAKPTTEAALVALPVFSGRMQRRTSALWAAAVARGLALPEDRLPTVRLVVDGPPAPARWSAKDPVAAARLAAARTRMAALSERVSVPVENLVSPDLLRRVLWSPPDDGDVATALSGLGARPWQVELVSPEVRGALSDAATAPVATPSEG, from the coding sequence ATGTCCGTCGCCCCGACCCCGCCCATCGGCGGTGCCCCGTTGACCACCGTCGACCCGCCCCATGCCCCGTTCGCACCGGAGGCGCCGGACGGGTCCGGTCCCGGTGTCGACGTCCCGGCGGATGCCGACGCCCCTGAGCTGATCCCCTTGCTCGCCCCGCGTGACGGTGACGTCCTGCCGATCACCGACCCGGTCGAGGTCATGGAGTGGGCCCGACGGCTCGCCGCCGGCGGCGGCCCGGTGGCCCTGGACGCGGAACGAGCGTCCGGCTACCGGTACAGCGCCCGGGCCTATCTCGTGCAGCTGCGCCGGGACGACGTCGGCACCGCGCTCTTCGACCCCGCCGCCCTGGGCGATCTGGCCGTGCTGGACGACGCGCTGGCCGATGCGGAATGGGTGCTGCACGCGGCCAGTCAGGATCTGCCCTGCCTGATCGAACTGGGCATGCGTCCGCGGACGCTGTTCGACACCGAACTGGCCGGCCGGCTGGCCGGGCTCCCCCGGGTCGGGCTGGGCCCGTTGGTCGAGCAGATGCTCGGCCTGCACCTGCGCAAGGGGCACGGGGCCGCCGACTGGTCGACCCGACCGCTGCCCCGGGAGTGGCTGACGTACGCCGCCCTGGACGTCGAGGTCCTCGTCGAACTGCGCGACGCGATGGACGCCCTGCTCACCCGGCAGGGCAAGAGCGAATGGGCGCGGCAGGAGTTCGCGGCCATCGTGGCGGCGCCGCCGTCGCCGCCGCGGGTGGACCCGTGGCGCCGTACCTCGGGCATCCACCGGCTGCACGACCGACGCGCCCTGGCCGTCATCCGCGAGCTGTGGCTGGCCCGGGACTCGCTGGCCCGGCGCCGGGACCTCGCCCCGCACCGCGTGCTCCCGGACACCGCCATCATCGCGGCGGCGACGGCCAAACCCACCACCGAGGCCGCGCTGGTCGCCCTGCCGGTCTTCTCCGGACGCATGCAGCGCCGGACGTCCGCCCTGTGGGCGGCCGCAGTGGCCCGCGGACTGGCCCTCCCCGAGGACCGGCTGCCCACCGTCCGGCTCGTCGTCGACGGCCCGCCCGCCCCGGCGCGCTGGTCGGCCAAGGATCCGGTCGCCGCCGCCCGGCTCGCCGCCGCGCGCACCCGGATGGCCGCTCTCTCCGAGCGGGTGTCGGTCCCGGTGGAGAACCTCGTGTCGCCGGACCTGCTGCGTCGGGTGCTCTGGAGCCCGCCGGACGACGGCGACGTGGCCACCGCCTTGTCCGGACTGGGGGCCCGTCCGTGGCAGGTGGAGCTGGTCTCGCCGGAGGTGCGCGGAGCGCTGTCCGACGCGGCCACCGCGCCCGTCGCCACCCCGTCGGAGGGCTAA
- a CDS encoding thiolase family protein: MVFVDGVRTPFGRAGAKGQFAETRADDLVVKVIRELMRRHPELPPERIDEVAIAAATQTGDQGLTIGRSAALLAGLPRSVPGFAIDRMCAGAMTAVTTVASGIAVGAYDAVIAGGVEHMGHHPMGAGADPNPRFVADRLVDPDALNMGATAENLHDAYPRLTKARADAYAVASQERYAAALAAGKITGDFVPVATRSTENGWSLADHDELPRPGTTAEALDGLRTPFRPHGRVTAGNASGLTDGATGCLLVAADVAEELGLPVRMRMVAFAFAGVAPETMGTGPIPATEKALAKAGLTIDDIGAIEINEAFAVQVLAFTDHFGLADDDPRVNPYGGAIAMGHPLASSGVRLMTQLAREFAEHPEVRYGLTTMCVGLGMGGTVIWENPHFDGVGSLDLTPEQAAAVGDIADAAGDLGAALDPQNAASTTSTTDASTTTPGSQQ, encoded by the coding sequence GTGGTCTTCGTCGACGGCGTCCGGACCCCGTTCGGGCGGGCCGGGGCCAAGGGTCAGTTCGCCGAGACCCGGGCCGACGACCTCGTGGTGAAGGTGATCCGCGAGCTGATGCGCCGGCACCCCGAGCTGCCGCCGGAGCGCATCGACGAGGTCGCCATCGCCGCGGCCACCCAGACCGGCGACCAGGGACTGACCATCGGACGGTCCGCCGCGCTGCTCGCCGGGCTCCCCCGCTCCGTCCCCGGCTTCGCCATCGACCGGATGTGCGCCGGCGCGATGACCGCGGTGACCACGGTGGCCTCCGGGATCGCCGTCGGCGCGTACGACGCCGTCATCGCCGGCGGCGTCGAGCACATGGGCCACCACCCGATGGGCGCGGGTGCCGATCCCAATCCGCGCTTCGTCGCCGACCGGCTGGTCGACCCGGACGCGCTGAACATGGGCGCCACCGCCGAGAACCTGCACGACGCCTACCCGCGCCTGACCAAGGCCCGCGCCGATGCGTACGCCGTCGCCAGCCAGGAGCGGTACGCCGCCGCCCTGGCCGCCGGCAAGATCACCGGCGACTTCGTCCCCGTCGCCACCCGCTCCACCGAGAACGGTTGGAGCCTGGCCGATCACGACGAGCTGCCCCGTCCCGGCACGACCGCCGAGGCGCTGGACGGACTACGGACCCCGTTCCGCCCGCACGGCCGGGTCACCGCGGGCAACGCCTCCGGCCTGACCGACGGAGCCACCGGCTGCCTGCTCGTGGCCGCCGACGTGGCCGAAGAGCTCGGCCTGCCGGTGCGCATGCGGATGGTCGCCTTCGCCTTCGCCGGGGTGGCCCCCGAGACCATGGGCACCGGACCGATCCCGGCCACCGAGAAGGCTCTGGCCAAGGCCGGTCTCACCATCGACGACATCGGAGCGATCGAGATCAACGAGGCCTTCGCCGTCCAGGTGCTCGCCTTCACCGACCACTTCGGCCTGGCCGACGACGACCCCCGGGTCAACCCCTACGGCGGCGCGATCGCCATGGGACACCCGCTGGCCTCCTCCGGGGTGCGGCTGATGACCCAGCTGGCCCGGGAGTTCGCCGAGCATCCCGAGGTGCGGTACGGCCTCACCACCATGTGCGTGGGGCTGGGCATGGGCGGCACGGTGATCTGGGAGAACCCGCACTTCGACGGAGTCGGATCGCTCGACCTCACCCCGGAGCAGGCCGCCGCCGTGGGCGACATCGCTGACGCCGCGGGGGATCTCGGTGCCGCCCTCGATCCGCAGAACGCCGCGTCCACCACATCCACCACCGACGCGTCCACCACCACCCCGGGGAGCCAGCAGTGA
- a CDS encoding 3-hydroxyacyl-CoA dehydrogenase NAD-binding domain-containing protein — protein sequence MSAPTTDRTTPTARPEVVTQAHLQLVTVPGLTGRIALITLDNGLDHTRPSSLGQLGLAAFDAALDAAFAAEPVGIAVTGKPFIFLAGADLSQIALIPDRETALEIGRLGQRVLRRLHDSPVPTFAFVNGAAFGGGVEVALHCHYRTLAANAAAMALPEVFLGILPGWGGTQLLPRLIGPENAVTVIVENALSQNRIMRPKDAAKLGVVDVVLDAADYLEQSLAWAGAVIGGSISVPRTEFAGADDKTWSQALERGRIIADMRTHGASPAPYRALEMIELSRTADLTTGLDAEANALADLIDSQQFRAGLYSFDLVQKRSKRPVGAPDPKLARPVGKVGVVGAGLMAGQIALLFAQRLHVPVVLTDVDQDRLDRGVAAVHAKIAERAGKGRMSESEANRLAALVTGSLDYAAFADADFVIEAVFEELTVKREVFARLEEHVPPTAVLATNTSSLSVGAMAQGLAHPERVVGFHFFNPISAMPLLEIARTERTDDATLATAFALAKGLKKGPVLTADAPAFVVNRLLLRMMGEVLAAIDEGTDPVVADQALAGLGMPMTPILLLQLVGPAVALHVAETLHEAFGDRFGVSENLRRIVDGKHRILVGYDDKGRQGLDPDIAALWQQGDAPSTGEQVRDRALAALADEARRMLDEGVVAEAADLDLAMITGAGFPFWNGGITPLLDRAGVSEQVTGRRFAPRGVATLPHA from the coding sequence GTGAGTGCGCCGACCACCGACCGGACCACCCCGACCGCCCGTCCCGAGGTGGTGACCCAGGCGCACCTGCAGCTGGTGACCGTGCCCGGCCTGACCGGCCGGATCGCGCTCATCACCCTGGACAACGGGCTCGACCACACCCGCCCGTCCAGCCTCGGGCAGCTGGGTCTGGCCGCGTTCGACGCGGCGCTGGACGCGGCCTTCGCCGCCGAGCCGGTCGGTATCGCCGTCACCGGGAAGCCGTTCATCTTCCTGGCCGGGGCCGACCTGAGCCAGATCGCCCTCATCCCGGACCGGGAGACCGCCCTGGAGATCGGGCGTCTGGGTCAGCGGGTGCTGCGCCGGCTGCACGACTCCCCCGTGCCCACCTTCGCGTTCGTGAACGGCGCCGCCTTCGGTGGTGGTGTCGAGGTGGCGCTGCACTGCCACTACCGCACACTGGCCGCGAACGCCGCCGCGATGGCCCTGCCCGAGGTGTTCCTGGGCATCCTGCCCGGCTGGGGCGGCACCCAGCTGCTACCGCGGCTCATCGGCCCGGAGAACGCGGTCACCGTCATCGTGGAGAACGCGCTCAGCCAGAACCGCATCATGCGTCCGAAGGACGCAGCGAAACTGGGCGTCGTCGACGTCGTCCTCGACGCGGCGGACTACCTGGAGCAGTCGCTCGCCTGGGCCGGCGCAGTCATCGGCGGCTCGATCTCGGTGCCGCGCACCGAGTTCGCCGGCGCGGACGACAAGACCTGGTCGCAGGCGCTGGAACGCGGCCGGATCATCGCTGACATGCGCACCCATGGCGCCTCTCCCGCGCCCTACCGTGCGCTGGAGATGATCGAGCTGTCCCGCACGGCCGACCTCACCACCGGGCTCGACGCGGAGGCGAACGCCCTGGCCGATCTCATCGACAGCCAGCAGTTCCGCGCCGGGCTGTACTCCTTCGACCTGGTGCAGAAGCGGTCCAAGCGGCCGGTCGGCGCACCCGACCCGAAGCTGGCCCGACCCGTCGGCAAGGTGGGGGTGGTCGGGGCGGGGCTGATGGCCGGCCAGATCGCCCTGCTGTTCGCCCAGCGGCTGCACGTGCCGGTGGTGCTCACCGACGTCGACCAGGACCGCCTGGACCGTGGCGTGGCCGCGGTGCACGCCAAGATCGCCGAGCGGGCCGGAAAGGGGCGGATGTCGGAGTCCGAGGCCAACCGGCTGGCCGCCCTGGTCACCGGCTCCCTGGACTACGCGGCGTTCGCCGATGCCGACTTCGTCATCGAGGCGGTGTTCGAGGAGCTGACGGTCAAGCGGGAGGTGTTCGCCCGGCTCGAGGAGCACGTCCCGCCGACTGCGGTGCTGGCCACCAACACCTCGTCGTTGTCGGTCGGCGCCATGGCGCAGGGCCTGGCCCACCCCGAGCGGGTCGTGGGATTCCACTTCTTCAACCCCATCTCGGCCATGCCGCTGCTGGAGATCGCCCGCACCGAGCGCACCGATGACGCCACCCTGGCCACCGCGTTCGCGCTGGCCAAGGGCCTGAAGAAGGGGCCGGTGCTCACCGCCGACGCCCCAGCGTTCGTGGTGAACCGGCTGCTGCTGCGGATGATGGGCGAGGTCCTGGCGGCCATCGACGAGGGCACCGACCCGGTCGTCGCCGATCAGGCCCTGGCCGGTCTGGGCATGCCGATGACCCCCATCCTGTTACTGCAGCTGGTCGGGCCGGCCGTCGCGCTGCACGTCGCGGAGACCCTGCACGAAGCGTTCGGCGACCGGTTCGGAGTCTCGGAGAACCTGCGCCGCATCGTCGACGGGAAGCACCGCATCCTGGTCGGCTACGACGACAAGGGCCGCCAGGGGCTCGATCCGGACATCGCCGCGCTCTGGCAGCAGGGCGACGCCCCGTCCACCGGCGAGCAGGTCCGCGACCGGGCGTTGGCCGCGTTGGCCGACGAGGCCCGCCGGATGCTGGACGAGGGCGTGGTGGCCGAGGCGGCCGATCTCGATCTGGCCATGATCACCGGTGCCGGGTTCCCGTTCTGGAACGGCGGCATCACCCCGCTGCTGGACCGGGCCGGGGTGTCCGAGCAGGTCACCGGGCGCCGGTTCGCCCCCCGCGGTGTGGCCACCCTGCCGCACGCCTGA
- a CDS encoding GolD/DthD family dehydrogenase: MTSAPTPVPGTDPQDGDVDLTFRLDGRVALVTGAVSGIGRAIAEVFAERGARVVVADLDAAASRAGAATLGGDAVGVGCDVTDPGSVQAAVDQALAATGGIDVLVNCAGIVDLAPAEELTARAWDRTLAVNLTGTFTACQIVGRVMLEAGVGTIVNLASQAGTVALHEHAAYCASKAGVLALTRVLASEWGGRGITVNAISPTVVLTDLGRTAWAGEKGERAREQIPTGRFALPREVAGAAVFLASGAARMVNGADLVVDGGYTIR, translated from the coding sequence ATGACCAGCGCACCCACCCCCGTTCCCGGCACCGACCCGCAGGACGGCGACGTGGACCTGACGTTCCGGCTGGACGGCCGGGTCGCCCTGGTCACCGGCGCGGTCTCCGGCATCGGCCGGGCCATCGCCGAGGTGTTCGCCGAGCGGGGCGCCCGGGTCGTGGTGGCCGATCTGGACGCGGCCGCGAGCCGGGCGGGGGCCGCGACGCTGGGCGGTGACGCGGTCGGGGTGGGCTGCGACGTCACCGATCCCGGGTCGGTGCAGGCCGCGGTGGACCAGGCGCTGGCCGCCACCGGGGGGATCGACGTCCTGGTCAACTGCGCCGGCATCGTCGACCTCGCACCGGCCGAGGAGCTGACCGCCCGGGCGTGGGACCGCACGCTGGCGGTCAACCTGACCGGTACCTTCACCGCCTGCCAGATCGTCGGGCGGGTGATGCTCGAGGCCGGCGTCGGCACGATCGTCAACCTGGCCTCGCAGGCGGGCACGGTGGCGCTGCACGAGCACGCCGCGTACTGCGCGTCCAAGGCCGGGGTGCTCGCGCTGACCCGGGTGCTGGCCAGCGAGTGGGGCGGTCGCGGGATCACCGTCAACGCGATCTCGCCGACGGTGGTGCTCACCGATCTGGGCCGCACCGCATGGGCCGGGGAGAAGGGAGAGCGGGCCAGGGAGCAGATCCCCACCGGCCGTTTCGCCCTGCCCCGGGAGGTCGCCGGAGCGGCGGTGTTCCTCGCCTCCGGTGCCGCCCGGATGGTCAACGGCGCCGACCTCGTCGTCGACGGCGGGTACACCATCCGCTGA